The region TCCCCGCGAGGCCCGAACGCGCCAGCTGAGAAAAGCCAGAGAACCATCAAAGCGGCCGGAGCTcctggagggggggaaaaagctgGCATCTCTGGCTCCCTTCCACGCTTCGTGCCTGACAATGGTCATGGTCAACAACTAATGTGCTTTTATTAACTGCTCCCCTAGATCTGGCTTGGAGAACATGGCCACTTCAGTGAGGACGTTCCCAGTTGCCTCGTGGACGCCAACACCGGCTCCCTGGCTGGGAGGAAACACCACCGCGGTGGAGGAGGCAAAGTGCGTCTTCAACGAGGAGTTCAAGTTCATTCTGCTGCCCGTCTCTTACAGTTTCGTCTTCGTGGTGGGGCTGCTCCTAAACTCGTGGGCCCTGTGGTTGTTTACCTGCAGGATGAGGCCGTGGAACGCCACCACCACTTATATGTTCAACCTGGCTGTCTCTGACACGCTCTAtgtcctctccctccccaccctggtCTACTATTACGCTGACCGCAACAACTGGCCCTTTGGGAAATGGCTCTGCAAGATCGTGCGCTTCCTCTTCTACGCGAACCTCTACAGCAGCATCCTCTTCCTGACCTGTATCAGCGTCCACCGCTACGTAGGCATCTGCCACCCCATCCGCTCCCTAAAATGGGTGAAAACCAAGCACGCCCGCATCATTTGTGTGGGTGCCTGGCTCGTCGTCATCATCTGTCTCATCCCCAACCTCATCTTTGTCACCACCAGCTCCAGGGGCAACAGCACCCTGTGCCACGACACCACCAAGCCCGAGGAGTTCGACCATTACGTGCACTACAGCTCCTCCATCATGGCCCTCCTCTTCGGCGTCCCCTTCCTGGTGATTGTCCTCTGCTACTGCCTGATGGCCAAGAGACTCTGCAAGTCGAGCTTCTTCAGCCCTGGCCCCCGCATGCCCTCCTACAAGAAGCGCTCCATCAAGATGATCGTCGTTGTGCTCACGGTCTTTGCCATCTGTTTCGTGCCCTTCCACATCACCCGCACCATCTACTACACCTCCCGCTACTTCCAAGCTGACTGCCAGACCCTCAACATCATCAACTTCTCCTACAAGATCACTCGGCCCCTGGCCAGCATCAACAGCTGCCTCGACCCCATCTTGTACTTCTTGGTTGGGGACAAGTACCGGGGGCTGATGCGCCGGGGGCCAGCCCAGCGCCTCCGGCCCGTGCCCACGTGTGACCTGGCACTGGTGTCCCCCTCCACGGACGATGGCCTGGGTGACAGCCACACTGCCAGTGACACTCGAGGGACAGCACGGAGCAGAGCCGGCTGCTGAGGGGCCAGAAGGGGTTCCAGTAACTTCATCCTTGGTTTCCAAAAGTTGCAGCCTGTCCAGGCTCTGTGCAGGCACTCCCACGTCCCCAAACCTGACCCCCTGCCCAGCCTCTGGGCGGGCAGAGATCTCAGGGCTGTCCCAGTGCTGTCCCGGGATGCCATGGGAGGGCGATACCGGTGCCACTCGGGGCAGGACGGCCACTGGCTCCCTGGGGGAATGGGAAGGATGCTGAGAAAGCCAGTTCTGGGGAAGCAGGCTGGCATCCCACTTGGTGGCATGGTGGGGATGTGTGGGGGCTGACACTAAAGAGAAGGGACACTCGTCCCTCCCGGTGCACACGCAGCCCTTCCAGCCTGCTCGACGGTGACGTGTGGGAATCggggcagggagctgctgctggggtcCCGGTGTGCCCAGTGACAGCTCTCGGGGATGTCCCTGTCCCACTGCTGCACTTGGGAGAGCAAGGACACGGCACGGGGCACTTGCTGCCCATCACCCCTAATAAAgccccttcctctctctctacACCCAGCCCCGTTTCTCCCCCCAGTAGAAAGAGGAGGGACAAGACACCCACCCTCGCCCCAGAAAGCATTTGAGAGCAGAGAAAAGCCCCTCGCTGCCTCAGCACTGGTGCCGGGGCAGGTTTAGAGCTGGGGGTTGAGCGGCGACACCCGGGGTGGTGGGAGAGTCCCCGTGAATCTGCTTTTATGGGTATTTGCTTTCCAAATGTTTACCCAGCCTGTTTGTTTGACCAAGTGCCTGCgcagagaggagcaggacaGAGATGGTTATCAGTGCTGCCAACTCTCCCAACACCAGCCTGGGGACGGGAGGGACAGGGCTGTCCCTGCCCCCTCGAGTCTGTGCAGCATAGGGAAGGGAAGCCCATAGCATCATCTAGGTGTCCCCCCAGCCGTGGTCACGGGGCACCAACCACACACATCCCACCAGGAGCTGCCCACATCAcctgaagagggaaaaaacctcAGGGATGCCGCATCCCGaccccacatccccatcccatggGATAGTGGTTCCCAGGGAGCCCCTCGACTCACCACAGAGCTGAAGGCAGAGACAGGAGGAGACGTCCCTCGCGAGCCCAGATAGACCAGTAAAAGCAGAGACGGTTTCTCACCTCTCGTTACACCTGATGTGGTCCAGGTGGACCCTTGAGCTGCTCGCTTGCACCTGAGAGGTGCAAGGACCACACCAAGCATGgtcccagccctggagatggGACACGGGCGGGTGGCAGGTCCACCCATATGAGAAGCACGGGGGGTAAGGCTGCGGTGTCACCCATCCTGCCCCCAAGCACACACAAGCAGCAGCGGGGGATTGGAAATCTGTATTGGGTACAGAGGCTCAGAAAAGGCTCTTCTGGGGCCAGAGCAGCACCCACCCCTTGCCCAGTGCCACATGGCCCCAGCTGAGGCCACTTCCACAGGTCCCCAAGTCCAGGAGTGTTCCCCTTTCCCAGCCCAGTCCCGCTCATCGCCTGGACACCACCCTGAAGAGCCCACCTCATCGCCCCCTCCTGTGACAACCCCTCACTCACGGTCTCCTGGTTGTCTTGGGGGGACTGTGCCCATCGCTGGCCCCCAGCTTTGCACCAGCCCCCCCATCAGCCCCGCATCCTCGGGGGAACTGCTGTGTCACCCACAGTCCCTTCGAATCCCTTTTGCATGGGATCCTTTCCCAGTCTCCCCCACCCCtcatttcctcctctcctcGCACCTCCTGCACAGACTTTTCAGCCAGAGGAGCCAAGGGCTGGAGTGGGGACCGTCCCCCACGTGTTCCCCGGGCCGGCTGAAATCCCAGCCCACAAGAGCCAGGCGTCCTTGTGAGCCAGGATCTGGCCGCCGGCGCCGGTCACGCTCAGAGGATGCGCAGCTCGTCCGTCTCCGACAGTCCGTACTTTGTCTTGTTCTCGTTGAAGAGCTTTAGTAGGGAGTGGATGTACATCTCGTGGTACATGTCCACCGTCTCGCAGCTCGGGTCCTCGATCTTGGGCACCGTCACCGGCTCCCCCactgccaggaggaggaaaaggtgaggctggttgtgtagggatgcgCATGGCTTATCAGGATCGTGAGCTGAGCATTTTCCAACACCACCCATCACGGGGTGTCCTCGTCCTCCCCTCCACCTTCTGTgggtcccctctgcccccccaggTAATGCTCACCCACGGTGGTGATGGGTCTGGCGTAGGGGAGGAATCCCCGGGACTGGACAGAGGTGAGACCCCGGCCGTAGAAGACACAGGGAGCAAAGCCCATCATCTTCTGGAAGCGCTGCTGGATGCTCCTCATCCAGCTGCCCTCCTCAAAGACCACCTGGCGGAAGAGGTCGTTCTCCccgaaggagaaggaggggacgAGGTAGGCTCTGTGGGCAGAAGAGGATGGGTGGCGACAGGGTGCTGGGACCCCCAGCCCTCTATGGTGGCAGCGGTGCCCGCGACTCACCCGTGCTGCAGGGCCATGCGGACAAAGCCCTTGCGGTTCTTCAGGATGAGCGTGGTGACGCCAGGGCGGCAGGAGAGGGACTCGGCTGCACCGCCGATGACGATGGCCACGGCGTTGCCGGTACCGTTCTTGGACAGCAGGTACCCGATGGCGCGGCGTGTCACCGGGCACAGGCCTGCAGCAGCACGGGATCTGAGCTGTGGGACGGCTCGGGGGACACAGACCCTgcagggacagagcctgggGGGAGCAGGCAAGGGGACCATGCAAGGGGACCATGCAAGGGTGCCCCACGGTGCAGGAGAGCTCCctgcactgccagccctgcagacaCGGTGCTGCAGGGTGCAAGCGAGGTGAGGATGGAGCTCAGGAGGGGCGCTGGCTGAGCACCACCCgtgccctgccagctcctgggaGCGCAGAGGCCATCAGTCATGGGTTTCCCTCAGATGGGACCTCGTTCCCCCCTTGCTGGGGGCTCTGCTGCTGAGTGGCAGCAGGCAGAGGTGGGCAGGAGCGGGGCCAGCAGGAGATGCATCCCCAGGGCACCCGCTTGGCTCAAACCGCCCCGTGGCCGTGCCTGCAGGGTGAGAGGCAGCTGCCCACGCACTCACCCCCGCTCATCAGGTACTCCCTGAAGATGGGCAGGCGAAAGTTGCCGGCCAGGGTGGTGAGGAAGGGTCGGATGCCCGGGAACATCTCCCCGAAGCCCGTCGAGCCCGTGATGAAGTTGCAGAAGGCGCCGACGCAGAGGATGCCGTGGGGGTGGGAGCCAATGATGTAGTTGTGGCTGGGGGACAGGTCATGCGTCTTCACCAGCTACAAGGAAAAAACGAGGTGGTGGGGATGTAACAGTGACATGTCCTTTTGGGTGGTACTGCTGCCACCACCACGAACAACTCATCCCCGGCTCCCCACTGTACCTTCACAGGGAAATAATCCCGAAAGTGCCTCCACACGGACCACTGCCGCAGGCACGGCAGCCTCCTGCCACCTGCAAACCAAGGAGGGACCACAGGAGGTGATGCCCAGCTCAGCAGGCTGCAGGATCCATGGGAAAGACTCCCCATGGACCCACTGTCTTCCCACCAGGATAACgatgggggagaggagggaaaatgaggtgggatggggtgctCTGCATGTGATGCTTCACATTCTCCATGCTGGGATGGACCCAGAGAACAGGAGGACCCAGCACCCCATCCCCAAAACGGAAGGAAGGGGGGCTCTGCTCATCCCCACCTTTCTCTGGTGTGTCCCAGTCAAAGATGATCCAGGCGAGGTAAAGCGCGGAGATGGGCCAGAACCTGGTGAACGCCAGGTAGATGAGGAGCAGGAGGCTGACGGTTCCTGTGGGAgccagggacagggatgagcGGGCATCCACCTGCCCCCCCGGGCCCACTGTAGCCCCCTACTCACCCAGCAGCAGGAAGCTGAGCACccactgcagcacagagaggagctggagccaggAGCGGACGGCTCGCTGCGACGGCCAAGGTGCTGCAAGCAGGGTGCGCAGGGCAGGCTGGACGCTGGCGCGGCTGCCTGTGGGGAGGGCACAGCACCCAGTCCAGAACAGCACAGGGTGCACGAATATCGTCCCACCGAGCTGGCAAGGGGCAAATCTGGTTGTACCTGCGGCCGCTGGTGTCAGGGCAGGAGGAAGGATGGGAAGCAtgaggctgtggggagatctcagagcagtttccagtgctgaaaggggctccaggaaagttggggaggggctctggatcagggaggggagggataggacaaggggggtTGGTTTTCAGcttaaagaggggagactgagatgacatcttagggagaaatgttttcctgtgagggtgggaaggccctggcccaggttgcccagagcaggggtggctgccccatccctggaggggttcaaggccaggttggatggggctgggagcccctgatccagtgggaggcatccctgcccagggcagagggtggaactggatgggctttgaggtcccttccaacccaaaacattctgtgatttgacGATTCCATGGTGCAGTTGGGCGAGGAGGGGTGGGATGGGTTTTGCTCATCCCCAGAGAGCTCTGAACCACGTCAGGAGTGGCCTTaggcagctggggctgctgtggggccaGCGCGTCTCTGCGCAGGGGCAGCTGGCAGGCTGGGCACCCCTAAGCCCAAGCACATCGGTGATGCTGGCTGCAGCCGCAGAGCCAAGCGCAGCAGCACGTCCCGAGCTCCCCGCAGGCCGGGCACGAGGCAGAGTCTGTCCCCCGGCAAGCGCCAAGGGCAGTGACCGGGGCCCAGGCCAGGGGGGCCGAGGCTGGCTGCCCCACGGCTCTCCCCGCCgagccctccctccccagccggACAGTCCAGCAGTTCGGAGCTGCTCCACTCCCCCCACCACCCCCTTCCCTCTGGCCAACCTTAGTGAACCATTAACCACCCCGGGGCTGGGTGCCAGGATCCAAACTCCACACGCGGCCCCATCCTTCCTCCCCGACTCGGGCCTGAGGCTCCAGGCCCGTCAGAGCACGGCTCCTGGCCAAAGGTCTGAGACCACCCGGCACGGCCACCGCTGGCATCTACCCTGCCTCTTGTGTCGCAGGAGGCTTGTTTTCTTGGGAAAACACCCCCAGATCAGCATGCTGGCCAGGCAGAGATGCTGAGGGTGAGACAGGAGCTGCCCTGCCCCCATGGCAGCCCGGGCTGGGGACCCCCAGGTGGGAGAAGAACCAGAAACCCTGGCTCAGGTGGCAGCTGGAGGTTCAGCTCCTCCTGGCTCAATCCACGAATAGCACAATTGAAATAAATTGAACACTGTTGAATtgttttccctctcccctgAGCAGCACGCTGTGCTTTAAGGAatccctcctgcctgtgcccaaAGCTTGGCTGCCTGCACAGACCCTGCCAACTTCCCAAAGCTCATTTTCTTCCAGGGAAGACGCAGATCACTGCCTAGCAAATCTGTGCCTACCAAACACTGCTTGGTTCAGTTCCCTTTCCTAGCTCTCCCCAAACACTCCGTGACCATCCAGACCGCAGACAGAAACTGGAGAAACCCCAGCGGCTCTGCCGCCAGCCCCGGCCATGGCTACAGGAATCTCTTCAAACACAGAAATGTGGACTTGGCAGCCCTAAGAGACAAGGAAAGGTGAAGGGGAATGTGCAGCATGCTGGAGCATCTTGTGGGAGCAAGGCTACCAAATGCACTGTCAGAAACGTCATTCCTGTTGGTGCTGTTCACCCCAAAGCTCTCCCAAAGCCTGCCTGTCCCCTAAGTGGTCTAAAGCAAATTGAGAACAGTGACAACACCAACTGCTCGACCGGCTTCTCGTGCTGCCGGAGCACCAGATCCCAtccaaaaatgcttttgaaacagCTTACCTCTGAGGTTTTGAGAACAGGCTGCAATGATGGTTTTCATGGTGGCGAGAAGTTCTGCAGCAGACCCTGCGCCAGGAGGTTGTAAAAGGTGAGTTTGGAAATACTGGAGCAGATTGTGTATCCAGCTGCTTTAACCAGCTGATCCAGGGTAAACCGTGCGCTGTGCAGGGGAGAGGACTTGCTCTGGCCCCAGCTTGCAGAGCGAGGAGAAGAGCTGAGGTTCCTCAGCAGGACAAGGTGTTAATGGGATCAGTGAGGAACTGGCTGTCACAAAGGGCAGCCGCCAATCCTCGGCAAGGCACTGCTGCCGGTGCTGGCTTCCCCCAGGATTGGTACCGTCTGCACTTTGGGTATTTCACAAACTGCTGTCATGCTCAACCGTGGTGACTCCCCTCCAGAGCCGCCCAAAAACGTCACCCGCGAGGCTCCACGGGAACACAGCCCATCAGACAGGCCCTgaccctcagccccatcccatcccctcctcgTCCACCTCTAACAGGGACACGGGGATCAGCCAGCCCTGCCTGTAGCCTGGGAAAGCTGGAGTGCTGCCTGGAGAACAACttggtggggaaaaaatgagaagaggaCACAGGAGCAGCCCAACCGCAGCACTGAGATGGGGCTTCAGGCCAGCAGCCAAAGGAACAGCAAAAATCCACAGGAACTTATCCACTGGAGCTGCTTCTCAGGATCTCCCACTCCAGCATCACTCGCTAGGAAGAGCCGGCTAAATGTCAAacataggaaagcaaaaaatcacagaatcaccaggttggaaaagacccatcagatcatcaagtccaaccattcctatcaaacactaacccatgcccctcagcacctcatccacccgtcccttaaacacctccagggaaggtgactcaaccacctccctgggcagcctgttccagtgcccaaacaCACCTACAGGATTGCAGGTGGCGTTAAAAGTACAAAACGTGTTTTATGGGAGGGGTTTGGAATCCACAAAACCTCCCAATCTGTTCCTGTAAACTGCAGAGACTCAATACCTGGGATAAAGGGTGCAACAGTATTCCCAGCAGGTGATGGCTTCACGGATGGGGATGAGTCCAGTGCAGCAGAGACTGCTGTGTATGAAACACGAGCCCTCCTGCAGCCTGGCCAGCCCCTCAGTTGCACCTGAATCGTGCCAATAGCAAGGAACAAACCTGAACTCTTTCAGAATCCCAGAGGGCAGCACTCTGTGGATGAACCCCTGACCACACAAAATCCAAGATGGTAAACGCCCTGTGGCCTGCTCCGGGTAACACCTCTGCATACGCAAGCAGCAGCGTTGCTTTGGTTGGTTTTCATTCTGATGTTTGTACCAGGTTTGGAATAACTGCGCCCACAGCTGTCAGCCCGTGCTGGGAACTCCAGAGCTTCCAGCCACAGTTCCTCACTTTCTTGCCCAGCAACTCACCTGCCGTGCCCCGGGTCAGTGGTGGGTATGCAGACCTGTCctgccccctctcctccctcagtGCAGGATTAGTGTCCACAGATACTTAAACCACCTTGGAAGGTCCTGGATAAGGTTTTCCCCTCTGGAGTTATTCTGTAAGTGAATTTCAAAGTGCAACAGGGCCCCATTTGTCCAGCGCTGGCCCCCACAGGTCGCCAGCGAGGGTCTCCAGCTACACCACAGATGTGACAGCCAAGCAGACCCCGCAGCACCCTAAGCAGAGCACAAATACCTCTATGAAGGCATCTGTACTACGCGTAGCATCAGTGCTTCAAGATGTTGTGCTCTGAACACCAGATCTACTTGACACAGCCTGCCTGCTCTGGGAGCAACAGCAGGATGAGCCTACAGAAAGGCCACCGGCACAGCCAGCTGCAACCAACCTCCCCACTGAAGCAAATGCTGCACTGCAAGCTTATGTTGAGAAGCCAAAACACCTGGCCATTCCCGTTTctcatcccca is a window of Phaenicophaeus curvirostris isolate KB17595 chromosome 13, BPBGC_Pcur_1.0, whole genome shotgun sequence DNA encoding:
- the P2RY4 gene encoding P2Y purinoceptor 4 isoform X1, which gives rise to MGAQSCSSAHNSNRAQRSGLENMATSVRTFPVASWTPTPAPWLGGNTTAVEEAKCVFNEEFKFILLPVSYSFVFVVGLLLNSWALWLFTCRMRPWNATTTYMFNLAVSDTLYVLSLPTLVYYYADRNNWPFGKWLCKIVRFLFYANLYSSILFLTCISVHRYVGICHPIRSLKWVKTKHARIICVGAWLVVIICLIPNLIFVTTSSRGNSTLCHDTTKPEEFDHYVHYSSSIMALLFGVPFLVIVLCYCLMAKRLCKSSFFSPGPRMPSYKKRSIKMIVVVLTVFAICFVPFHITRTIYYTSRYFQADCQTLNIINFSYKITRPLASINSCLDPILYFLVGDKYRGLMRRGPAQRLRPVPTCDLALVSPSTDDGLGDSHTASDTRGTARSRAGC
- the LOC138726053 gene encoding diacylglycerol O-acyltransferase 2-like; translated protein: MKTIIAACSQNLRGSRASVQPALRTLLAAPWPSQRAVRSWLQLLSVLQWVLSFLLLGTVSLLLLIYLAFTRFWPISALYLAWIIFDWDTPEKGGRRLPCLRQWSVWRHFRDYFPVKLVKTHDLSPSHNYIIGSHPHGILCVGAFCNFITGSTGFGEMFPGIRPFLTTLAGNFRLPIFREYLMSGGLCPVTRRAIGYLLSKNGTGNAVAIVIGGAAESLSCRPGVTTLILKNRKGFVRMALQHGAYLVPSFSFGENDLFRQVVFEEGSWMRSIQQRFQKMMGFAPCVFYGRGLTSVQSRGFLPYARPITTVVGEPVTVPKIEDPSCETVDMYHEMYIHSLLKLFNENKTKYGLSETDELRIL
- the P2RY4 gene encoding P2Y purinoceptor 4 isoform X2, which translates into the protein MATSVRTFPVASWTPTPAPWLGGNTTAVEEAKCVFNEEFKFILLPVSYSFVFVVGLLLNSWALWLFTCRMRPWNATTTYMFNLAVSDTLYVLSLPTLVYYYADRNNWPFGKWLCKIVRFLFYANLYSSILFLTCISVHRYVGICHPIRSLKWVKTKHARIICVGAWLVVIICLIPNLIFVTTSSRGNSTLCHDTTKPEEFDHYVHYSSSIMALLFGVPFLVIVLCYCLMAKRLCKSSFFSPGPRMPSYKKRSIKMIVVVLTVFAICFVPFHITRTIYYTSRYFQADCQTLNIINFSYKITRPLASINSCLDPILYFLVGDKYRGLMRRGPAQRLRPVPTCDLALVSPSTDDGLGDSHTASDTRGTARSRAGC